A stretch of Pomacea canaliculata isolate SZHN2017 linkage group LG6, ASM307304v1, whole genome shotgun sequence DNA encodes these proteins:
- the LOC112565984 gene encoding uncharacterized protein LOC112565984 isoform X2: MNSEDRISDGDLHIVPSLGSVLQHSGNSIGLGNKNNTSLYGMNSWPSPVTDGCLLTNSHDRSTHSDLNNSNEADIDELDDMLCRFDTFFREKLNTELQSHQEFMHGLLSEQQIHLRQILRFNLNVLPSYETGQQVNNRNQEDMTKNYVDLEEAEMPYSYDPGATSSDIHVHRKQGLLTELLSLSCQVSALLSEVRFS, from the exons ATGAATTCAGAAGACAGAATCTCCGACGGTGATTTACACATCGTGCCGAGTTTAGGGAGTGTTCTACAGCATTCTGGCAACAGCATAGGCCTtggcaacaaaaacaacacatcTCTGTATGGAATGAATTCGTGGCCTTCACCAGTTACGGACggttgtttgttgacaaacagcCATGATCGTTCGACACATTCAGATTTAAATAACTCAAATGAAGCAGACATTGACGAACTCGACGATATGCTCTGCCGTTTTG ATACATTCTTCCGCGAGAAACTCAACACAGAGCTGCAATCCCATCAGGAATTTATGCATGGGTTGTTGTCAGAGCAACAGATTCACCTTCGGCAGATTTTACGTTTTAATTTAAACGTTTTGCCATCATATGAGACAGGCCAACAG GTGAATAACAGAAATCAAGAAG aTATGACAAAAAATTATGTGGACCTTGAAGAAGCAGA AATGCCTTATTCATATGACCCTGGGGCCACATCTTcagatatacatgtacacagaaaGCAAGGACTACTCACAGAACTTCTTTCCTTGTCCTGTCAGGTATCAGCACTTCTGAGTGAAGTgagattttcttaa
- the LOC112567262 gene encoding uncharacterized protein LOC112567262 isoform X1, with protein sequence MVATVLSDTAAQLQALVTDLCKDGSHCLVNFEELLEKTLQRVSDFDISICDDSSAMMPSLENSAVLLWNKTVLLKTKGTVPNATIAKLRHVAFKISIFSCSSSRDETALRKLILMGLKTSRAWIDCKQFDKAESILIMLNQMTQTLKSGLVERANRDSPNMDNQSGTTQDKPSLEEIALRFLPTGQRCTVDRIGRKKLCSVSTEPKIFFSGT encoded by the exons ATGGTGGCTACAGTTTTGAGCGACACTGCAGCCCAGCTCCAAG CATTAGTGACCGATCTGTGTAAGGATGGGAGCCACTGTCTTGTAAATTTTGAAGAGTTATTGGAGAAGACATTACAGAGAGTCTCCGATTTTGATATCAGCATCTGTGATGACAGTAGTGCCATGATGCCCTCA CTCGAGAACTCAGCTGTCTTGCTGTGGAACAAGACGGTTTTACTCAAAACAAAAGGAACCGTGCCGAATGCTACCATCGCCAAAT TGAGGCACGTGGCTTTCAAGATATCGATTTTTTCCTGTAGTTCTTCAAGGGACGAAACAGCACTCCGCAAACTGATTTTG ATGGGTTTGAAAACATCTCGAGCCTGGATCG ACTGTAAACAATTTGACAAGGCAGAAAGTATACTTATCATGTTGAATCAG ATGACCCAGACCTTGAAAAGTGGGCTAGTAGAGAGGGCAAACAGAGATTCTCCAAATATGGACAATCAGTCTGGTACAACACAGGATAAGCCTTCTCTGGAAGAGATTGCTTTAAGATTCTTACCTACTGGGCAGAGGTG TACTGTGGACAGGATAGGCAGGAAGAAGCTATGCAGTGTGTCTACAGAGCCAAAGATCTTCTTTTCGGGCACCTAA
- the LOC112565983 gene encoding forkhead box protein O-like, which yields MDASDVDHNFEPQTRARSNTWPLRPSRELDPQSSPASEDSNADGQIKAEKDPLGLTAKKSGSRRNAWGNLSYADLITKAIQSSSEKRLTLSQIYDWMVQNVPYFKDKGDSTSSAGWKNSIRHNLSLHSRFMRIQNEGTGKSSWWVINPDAKPGKAPRRRAGSMETKSYEKRRGRLTKKKNEALQNGGSPLTGSSEDFIDTLAFGDFRQRSSSNASSCGHLSPIHAGVESDLHDNQVPPMSTIPWDDEVEDSQGMYSGSDNYSELVGSLVVGMKLTTQDNIDMENGISEDPYTNGPSQEFAQSANYMSMSEQMSDAGPYTHLPAPPPYPDCNPNSHQLTNMECAAFPNESYTNLNCGMNGFRQSDLQRISSATQLSVNTQQGQLTSPDQSQQGSPNPQTFTPQRLSPQMQRTTSQSSMSPLNCQLSPQQTRAVASPVQRSSPSLQQQAAMQQAVTNASILREALTRGSYGQPPTTTTPFPLGTAVTSSINANILNMGPSSHHHMQQHSPQHQQLRISPSTTNSYILGTGSGTGCGLVANGPSTNCCNNNSIVGGSHVPLDIDMESLIAVDYDMDQVIKQELSLEGSLDFDFASAAGQSIVH from the exons ATGGACGCGTCTGATGTAGATCACAACTTCGAACCCCAGACCAGGGCGCGGTCGAATACCTGGCCTTTGCGCCCTAGTCGTGAACTTGATCCCCAGAGCAGTCCTGCCTCGGAGGATTCGAACGCCGATGGACAGATCAAGGCGGAAAAAGACCCTCTCGGACTAACTGCAAAGAAGAGTGGGTCAAGGAGAAATGCGTGGGGTAACCTTTCTTACGCTGACCTTATAACGAAGGCTATTCAGAGCTCTTCTGAAAAACGATTGACTTTGTCGCAAATTTACGACTGGATGGTGCAAAATGTCCCATACTTCAAAGACAAGGGGGACAGCACTAGTTCGGCTGGCTGGAAG AACTCCATCCGGCACAACCTTTCCCTTCACAGTCGCTTTATGCGAATACAAAATGAGGGAACTGGAAAGAGCTCCTGGTGGGTCATCAATCCAGATGCTAAACCTGGAAAGGCACCACGTCGCAGAGCTGGCAGTATGGAGACAAAGAGTTATGAGAAGAGGAGGGGCCgtctcaccaaaaaaaaaaatgaagcccTACAAAATGGAGGTAGTCCCCTTACAGGCAGTTCTGAGGATTTTATAGACACTCTTGCATTTGGTGACTTCAGACAACGTTCTAGTTCTAATGCCAGCAGCTGTGGCCATCTCTCACCTATTCATGCTGGAGTTGAGTCTGATCTCCATGACAACCAGGTTCCCCCTATGTCTACAATACCATGGGATGATGAAGTAGAAGATTCGCAGGGAATGTACTCTGGGTCAGACAACTACTCAGAGCTCGTGGGTTCTCTTGTGGTGGGCATGAAACTGACCACACAGGATAACATAGATATGGAAAACGGAATATCAGAAGACCCCTATACTAATGGGCCATCCCAGGAGTTCGCCCAGTCAGCAAACTATATGAGTATGAGCGAGCAGATGAGTGATGCTGGTCCATACACGCATCTTCCTGCACCTCCTCCTTACCCTGATTGCAACCCTAATTCCCATCAGCTGACCAACATGGAGTGTGCAGCCTTTCCTAATGAGAGCTACACTAATCTGAATTGTGGGATGAATGGATTCCGCCAGTCAGACTTGCAACGTATTAGTAGTGCAACACAGCTCTCTGTCAACACCCAGCAGGGCCAGCTTACCTCCCCAGACCAATCACAGCAGGGTAGCCCCAACCCTCAAACATTCACCCCTCAGCGCCTCAGCCCTCAGATGCAGCGTACAACCTCTCAGTCCAGCATGTCACCTCTGAACTGTCAACTCTCCCCACAGCAGACAAGGGCAGTTGCCTCACCTGTCCAGCGTTCCAGCCCTTCTTTGCAGCAGCAAGCTGCCATGCAACAAGCAGTGACCAATGCTTCCATCCTGAGGGAAGCTTTGACAAGGGGGTCATATGGCCAGCCCCCTACTACCACCACACCCTTCCCCTTGGGCACAGCTGTCACAAGCAGTATCAATGCTAACATACTGAACATGGGACCCAGCTCTCACCATCACATGCAGCAACATAGCCCTCAGCACCAGCAGCTGCGTATCTCCCCATCTACTACTAACTCATACATTTTAGGGACAGGAAGTGGAACTGGTTGTGGTTTAGTGGCCAATGGCCCAAGCACAAACtgctgcaacaacaacagcattgTTGGTGGTAGCCATGTTCCCTTAGACATTGACATGGAATCCCTGATTGCAGTGGACTATGACATGGATCAGGTGATAAAACAAGAGCTTTCACTGGAGGGCAGCCTTGACTTTGACTTTGCATCTGCTGCAGGCCAGAGTATTGTACATTGA
- the LOC112565984 gene encoding uncharacterized protein LOC112565984 isoform X3, which translates to MNSEDRISDGDLHIVPSLGSVLQHSGNSIGLGNKNNTSLYGMNSWPSPVTDGCLLTNSHDRSTHSDLNNSNEADIDELDDMLCRFDTFFREKLNTELQSHQEFMHGLLSEQQIHLRQILRFNLNVLPSYETGQQVNNRNQEVSDMTKNYVDLEEAEYQHF; encoded by the exons ATGAATTCAGAAGACAGAATCTCCGACGGTGATTTACACATCGTGCCGAGTTTAGGGAGTGTTCTACAGCATTCTGGCAACAGCATAGGCCTtggcaacaaaaacaacacatcTCTGTATGGAATGAATTCGTGGCCTTCACCAGTTACGGACggttgtttgttgacaaacagcCATGATCGTTCGACACATTCAGATTTAAATAACTCAAATGAAGCAGACATTGACGAACTCGACGATATGCTCTGCCGTTTTG ATACATTCTTCCGCGAGAAACTCAACACAGAGCTGCAATCCCATCAGGAATTTATGCATGGGTTGTTGTCAGAGCAACAGATTCACCTTCGGCAGATTTTACGTTTTAATTTAAACGTTTTGCCATCATATGAGACAGGCCAACAG GTGAATAACAGAAATCAAGAAG tttcagaTATGACAAAAAATTATGTGGACCTTGAAGAAGCAGA GTATCAGCACTTCTGA
- the LOC112567262 gene encoding testis-expressed protein 11-like isoform X2: MQCVYRAKDLLFGHLKESQAMYLGYLCYNFGVSAYEKNDYLHCIFWLRESYDLGKTSGMSNRAKAKTLRLLATAYLDGKDTGYLEKALSAVTLANTEFQHPAGLFLWIHILLESKKDQSVIKAGVNELLQHSECSIDICHNLLLLLQQYSADLEGCPFSETALLRYQNSPEYGHLKVAYLMLILRFSVNDAKLFARDSIIAEGQIRGRS, translated from the exons ATGCAGTGTGTCTACAGAGCCAAAGATCTTCTTTTCGGGCACCTAAAAGAG tcACAGGCAATGTATCTTGGATACTTGTGTTACAACTTTGGAGTAAGCGCTTATGAAAAGAACGATTATCTGCACTGCATCTTCTGGTTAAGAGAGAGCTATGACCTGGGAAAAACTTCGGGAATGTCCAACAGGGCCAAG GCTAAAACCCTGAGATTACTGGCAACTGCCTACTTAGACGGGAAAGACACAGGCTATCTGGAAAAGGCTCTCAGCGCTGTCACTTTGGCGAACACC GAGTTTCAGCATCCTGCAGGACTGTTCTTATGGATACACATTCTTCTTGAGTCTAAGAAGGACCAATCAGTTATCAAAGCTG GTGTAAATGAACTACTTCAACATAGTGAGTGCAGCATAGACATCTGTCATAACCTTCTCCTTCTACTTCAGCAATACAGTGC AGACTTGGAGGGGTGTCCCTTCTCTGAAACTGCTCTTCTGCGATATCAGAACAGTCCGGAGTACGGACACTTGAAAGTAGCTTATCTCATGCTCATTTTAAGGTTCAGTGTTAACGACGCCAAATTGTTCGCTAGAGACAGCATCATAGCTG AAGGGCAGATACGCGGACGCTCTTGA
- the LOC112565984 gene encoding uncharacterized protein LOC112565984 isoform X1, whose protein sequence is MNSEDRISDGDLHIVPSLGSVLQHSGNSIGLGNKNNTSLYGMNSWPSPVTDGCLLTNSHDRSTHSDLNNSNEADIDELDDMLCRFDTFFREKLNTELQSHQEFMHGLLSEQQIHLRQILRFNLNVLPSYETGQQVNNRNQEVSDMTKNYVDLEEAEMPYSYDPGATSSDIHVHRKQGLLTELLSLSCQVSALLSEVRFS, encoded by the exons ATGAATTCAGAAGACAGAATCTCCGACGGTGATTTACACATCGTGCCGAGTTTAGGGAGTGTTCTACAGCATTCTGGCAACAGCATAGGCCTtggcaacaaaaacaacacatcTCTGTATGGAATGAATTCGTGGCCTTCACCAGTTACGGACggttgtttgttgacaaacagcCATGATCGTTCGACACATTCAGATTTAAATAACTCAAATGAAGCAGACATTGACGAACTCGACGATATGCTCTGCCGTTTTG ATACATTCTTCCGCGAGAAACTCAACACAGAGCTGCAATCCCATCAGGAATTTATGCATGGGTTGTTGTCAGAGCAACAGATTCACCTTCGGCAGATTTTACGTTTTAATTTAAACGTTTTGCCATCATATGAGACAGGCCAACAG GTGAATAACAGAAATCAAGAAG tttcagaTATGACAAAAAATTATGTGGACCTTGAAGAAGCAGA AATGCCTTATTCATATGACCCTGGGGCCACATCTTcagatatacatgtacacagaaaGCAAGGACTACTCACAGAACTTCTTTCCTTGTCCTGTCAGGTATCAGCACTTCTGAGTGAAGTgagattttcttaa